A stretch of Ipomoea triloba cultivar NCNSP0323 chromosome 11, ASM357664v1 DNA encodes these proteins:
- the LOC115997037 gene encoding photosystem II stability/assembly factor HCF136, chloroplastic has protein sequence MASPRVLTDCSNSFRAPLDPSLHSHSSAILRRHFRASTPATSRRLSQRLVVTASLSRRRLIAESAAAASLSPLVGLCPARAADEPLSEWERVYLPIDPGVVLLDIAFVPDDPNHGFLLGTRQTILETKDGGNTWVSRSISSAEEEDFNYRFNAISFKGKEGWIVGKPAILLHTSDAGENWERIPLSSQLPGDMVYIKATGENSAEMVTDEGAIYLTSNKGYNWRAAVQETVSATLNRTVSSGISGASYYTGTFSTVNRSPDGRYVAVSSRGNFYLTWEPGQPFWQPHNRAVARRIQNMGWRADGGLWLLVRGGGLYLSKGTGLTEDFEEIPVQSRGFGILDVGFRSQDEAWAAGGSGVLLKTTNSGKTWIRDKAADSIAANLYSVKFINDKQGFVLGNDGVLLKYLG, from the exons ATGGCGTCTCCCCGAGTGCTCACCGACTGCTCCAACTCCTTCCGCGCTCCTCTCGACCCCTCTCTACACAGCCACAGCTCCGCCATTTTACGCCGACATTTCCGAGCTTCCACCCCTGCCACCAGCCGCCGCCTTTCCCAGCGTCTGGTCGTCACAGCGTCTCTCAGTCGCCGGCGTTTGATTGCGGAgtctgctgctgctgcttctcTCTCGCCTTTGGTTGGCCTCTGCCCGGCAAGAGCTGCCGACGAGCCGCTGTCGGAGTGGGAGAGGGTTTACTTGCCTATCGACCCCGGCGTCGTGCTTCTCGACATCGCTTTCGTACCGGACGACCCCAATCACG GCTTCCTATTGGGGACTAGACAAACAATTTTGGAAACTAAGGATGGAGGAAACACTTGGGTTTCACGATCTATTTCCTCAGCTGAGGAGGAAGATTTCAATTATCGGTTTAATGCAATAAGCTTCAAAGGGAAGGAGGGGTGGATTGTTGGAAAACCAGCCATCTTGTTGCACACTTCTGATGCTGGGGAAAACTGGGAGCGAATACCATTAAGTTCTCAGCTACCTGGTGATATG GTATATATAAAAGCTACAGGTGAAAACAGTGCAGAAATGGTAACTGATGAAGGTGCTATATATCTTACATCAAATAAGGGATACAACTGGAGGGCTGCTGTGCAAGAAACTGTTTCTGCTACACTGAATAG AACAGTTTCTAGCGGTATTAGTGGGGCTAGCTACTATACAGGAACATTTAGTACTGTAAACCGTTCCCCTGATGGACGTTATGTTGCTGTTTCAAGCCGTGGTAACTTCTATTTGACCTGGGAGCCAGGGCAG CCATTCTGGCAGCCACATAATAGGGCTGTGGCTAGAAGAATCCAAAACATGGGCTGGAGAGCTGATGGTGGCCTTTGGCTACTAGTCCGTGGCGGAGGATTATATCTTAGCAAAGGAACAGgg TTAACGGAGGATTTTGAAGAAATTCCTGTGCAGAGTCGTGGTTTTGGCATTCTTGATGTTGGTTTTCGCTCACAG GATGAGGCTTGGGCAGCTGGTGGGAGTGGGGTTTTGTTGAAAACCACAAACAGTGGCAAGACATGGATTCGTGACAAAGCAGCTGATAGTATTGCAGCTAATCTTTATTCAGTCAA GTTTATCAATGACAAACAAGGTTTTGTACTGGGTAATGACGGTGTCTTATTAAAGTATCTCGGATAG